A portion of the Bacillota bacterium genome contains these proteins:
- a CDS encoding sigma 54-interacting transcriptional regulator — translation MSAIAIEESRCRKCYACIRACPVKATKVEDGLLRVIDDMCIACGECLEACGTGARRGEDFIGSIDTFLAEGRAVALLDPSFPAAFPTVSAGHVVAGLAALGFSEVRDTSLATVRVAQAYRALLRSCARDETDRTDWVGTSQGRPVLSSLSDLAPRPTQGPDSGSGLASGSRAGEDSFMPFGRPLVVPAISSSCPAVVRLVERHYPDLVGNLVPMASPPVVAARAIRAEVRAGCGTGPGTRSEGHGRTDAALPPTDRDTRIVYVGPCLARKAEVSDLGIASGIDAVLTFDELAAVFEERDIVLRDLAPRAPDGTVAPRGRYTAFAGGLSWLMGISKGLADEDLVIAAGKSRCIEVMSDLARGVLTSTFVDASMCRGCLDAPALRRLSSISVRKRVCRVFASHGGGPDAPDPSSSGVDDAAAAGDEHGAGRPFDAAGGTELDARDLGRDFKPGGVRLPIPSESEIAEILAFAGRLSPQDHLDCGMCGYPTCRAFAIAVYQNMARSDMCLQYLVERLKDKVQHMKAELVSVRTSSFDDIYGASRQMTVAKDLAERAARSGSTVLLLGESGVGKEVFARAIHAASSRQGGPFVSVNCAAIPDSLMESELFGYTDGAFTGATKGGKPGKFELASGGTIFLDEIGDMSLQLQAKLLRVLQTHKVERVGGTREIDVDVRVMAATNKDLEAMVGQGTFRLDLYYRLNVVTIRIPPLRERIEDIPLIISRSLAKLSARCPTRVTSVSPEALRILLDYSWPGNVRELENVLERALNLADGEVIDVEHLPGHVVSASRRPGRLSMRLAGEALDDVISRAEQEAIVEALRATDNNRSLAAKKLGISRSAFYEKLRKYNMV, via the coding sequence TTGAGCGCTATTGCCATAGAAGAGAGCAGGTGTAGAAAGTGCTATGCGTGCATAAGGGCATGTCCCGTCAAGGCCACGAAGGTTGAGGACGGCCTCTTGAGAGTGATCGATGACATGTGTATCGCGTGCGGGGAATGCCTCGAGGCATGCGGCACGGGGGCGCGGCGCGGCGAGGACTTCATTGGTTCGATCGATACGTTCTTGGCGGAGGGGAGGGCCGTCGCACTGCTGGATCCATCGTTCCCAGCGGCGTTCCCCACGGTCTCGGCGGGTCACGTGGTGGCGGGCCTGGCGGCTCTCGGGTTCTCGGAGGTGCGAGATACCTCGCTGGCCACGGTGCGCGTGGCTCAGGCGTACAGGGCTTTGCTGCGTTCTTGCGCGCGGGATGAGACGGACCGCACGGACTGGGTTGGGACCAGTCAGGGACGTCCTGTCCTTTCCTCGTTATCGGATCTGGCTCCGCGGCCAACCCAGGGGCCCGACTCTGGCTCGGGCTTGGCCTCGGGTTCGAGAGCGGGCGAGGACTCCTTCATGCCGTTCGGGCGTCCTCTCGTCGTTCCGGCCATAAGTTCATCGTGCCCTGCTGTCGTGCGCCTGGTGGAGAGGCACTACCCTGACCTCGTGGGGAACCTCGTGCCGATGGCCTCGCCCCCGGTCGTGGCGGCGCGCGCCATACGAGCAGAAGTCAGAGCGGGTTGCGGCACCGGACCAGGCACGCGTTCCGAAGGCCACGGTCGCACAGACGCCGCGTTGCCACCAACCGACCGGGACACAAGGATCGTGTATGTAGGTCCATGCCTCGCCCGAAAGGCGGAAGTCTCCGACCTCGGCATTGCGTCAGGGATCGATGCGGTCCTGACGTTCGACGAGCTCGCTGCGGTGTTCGAGGAGAGAGACATAGTCCTTCGGGACCTCGCCCCACGCGCGCCTGACGGCACCGTTGCCCCGAGAGGTCGGTACACGGCTTTCGCCGGCGGGCTCTCGTGGTTGATGGGAATCTCGAAAGGACTAGCTGATGAAGACCTCGTGATCGCGGCGGGCAAGTCGCGATGCATTGAGGTCATGAGCGACCTTGCGCGGGGCGTGCTGACCTCCACGTTCGTGGACGCATCGATGTGCCGCGGATGTTTAGACGCGCCCGCGCTGCGCAGACTCTCGTCGATCTCCGTACGCAAGAGGGTGTGCCGGGTCTTCGCCTCACATGGTGGCGGTCCTGACGCGCCCGACCCTTCATCGAGCGGGGTCGACGATGCGGCCGCAGCCGGGGACGAACACGGCGCGGGTCGCCCGTTTGACGCCGCCGGCGGGACGGAGCTCGACGCCCGCGATCTCGGACGCGACTTCAAGCCGGGTGGGGTGAGGTTGCCGATACCGAGCGAGTCAGAGATAGCTGAGATTCTTGCGTTCGCCGGAAGGCTGTCGCCTCAGGACCACCTGGATTGCGGAATGTGCGGGTACCCAACCTGCAGGGCGTTCGCTATTGCCGTCTATCAGAACATGGCACGCTCTGATATGTGCCTGCAGTACCTCGTTGAGAGGCTCAAGGACAAGGTCCAGCACATGAAGGCCGAGCTGGTGTCGGTGAGGACGTCGTCCTTCGACGACATTTACGGCGCGAGCCGCCAGATGACTGTGGCAAAGGACCTCGCCGAAAGGGCGGCAAGAAGCGGGTCCACCGTGCTCCTGCTGGGGGAGAGCGGCGTCGGCAAGGAAGTATTCGCCAGGGCGATCCACGCCGCAAGCTCACGCCAGGGCGGGCCATTCGTGAGCGTGAACTGCGCTGCTATCCCCGACAGCCTCATGGAGTCGGAGCTCTTCGGCTACACGGATGGCGCGTTCACGGGAGCTACCAAGGGCGGCAAGCCCGGCAAGTTCGAGTTGGCGTCGGGGGGAACCATCTTCTTGGACGAGATCGGCGACATGTCCCTTCAGCTCCAGGCGAAGCTGCTGCGCGTGCTGCAGACTCATAAGGTGGAGCGCGTCGGCGGGACCCGCGAGATCGATGTGGACGTGCGTGTCATGGCTGCCACAAACAAAGACCTCGAAGCGATGGTGGGGCAAGGGACGTTCCGGTTGGACCTGTACTACCGTCTCAATGTGGTAACCATCCGCATACCGCCTCTGCGGGAGCGAATAGAGGACATACCGCTGATAATCAGCAGGTCGCTGGCAAAGCTGTCGGCACGCTGTCCCACGAGAGTCACGTCGGTGTCACCCGAGGCTCTTCGGATCTTGCTCGACTACTCCTGGCCCGGCAATGTAAGGGAGCTGGAGAACGTCCTCGAGAGGGCGCTCAACCTAGCGGATGGCGAAGTCATTGACGTGGAGCATCTGCCCGGGCACGTCGTGAGCGCTAGCAGGAGGCCTGGCCGTCTGTCCATGCGACTTGCGGGCGAAGCCCTCGACGACGTCATCTCCAGGGCGGAGCAGGAGGCGATAGTCGAGGCGCTCCGGGCAACGGACAACAACAGAAGCCTTGCGGCTAAGAAGTTGGGCATCTCGCGGTCGGCCTTCTACGAGAAGCTGCGCAAGTATAACATGGTGTAG
- a CDS encoding ComF family protein — MVHWSARRQSYADCSSESAAGARAWSSSSSPGESRGSDDELRGADAAPSGAWSGAKQAVARFLKDVLDILLPEETGCVLCGQVRSKGMEEVFFAPICSGCLGRIPFVRSPYCQLCGRPLRGARTDTVGVAVRDTVVCRDCASGGRFFTLARAVGVYDGVLKDFVHAIKFHGRRELVEGIGVLMARVAAREKAMRTSQLLVPVPLHPKRLAERGYNQAELLARTVGSCLGLPTRTALARSILTGEQNKLGRRQRHDNLRGAFVVPHPIEVAGKSILLVDDVITTGATANECSRALLRAGAATVRVLAAAVAPLEEEWLRSSVSDTWSR; from the coding sequence ATGGTTCATTGGTCAGCACGCCGACAATCATACGCAGATTGCTCAAGTGAGAGTGCCGCGGGGGCACGTGCATGGTCGTCCTCCAGCTCGCCGGGCGAGTCACGTGGCTCTGATGACGAACTGCGCGGCGCCGATGCCGCGCCGAGCGGCGCGTGGTCAGGAGCCAAGCAGGCCGTTGCGAGGTTTCTCAAAGACGTCCTCGACATCCTCTTGCCGGAAGAGACAGGTTGCGTCCTGTGTGGACAGGTTCGCAGCAAGGGCATGGAGGAGGTTTTCTTCGCCCCGATATGCTCCGGCTGTCTTGGCAGGATACCTTTCGTGCGGTCGCCGTACTGCCAGCTTTGCGGCCGACCGCTGAGAGGCGCGCGCACGGACACGGTCGGCGTCGCCGTGAGAGACACAGTCGTATGCCGCGACTGCGCGTCAGGAGGAAGGTTCTTCACGCTTGCGCGAGCGGTCGGCGTGTACGACGGTGTCCTCAAGGACTTCGTTCATGCCATCAAGTTCCACGGCCGCCGTGAGCTTGTGGAGGGTATCGGTGTCCTTATGGCCAGAGTCGCTGCGCGTGAAAAGGCTATGAGGACGTCGCAACTCTTGGTGCCTGTGCCGCTGCATCCAAAGCGCTTGGCGGAGCGCGGCTACAACCAGGCGGAGTTGCTCGCACGGACGGTTGGATCCTGCCTCGGCCTACCTACGAGGACGGCTCTGGCGCGCAGCATCCTCACGGGCGAACAAAACAAGCTCGGAAGGCGCCAGAGGCACGACAACCTCCGCGGAGCATTCGTGGTCCCTCATCCCATTGAGGTAGCTGGCAAGAGCATCCTGCTCGTGGACGACGTCATCACAACTGGCGCCACCGCCAACGAGTGCTCTCGAGCGCTCTTGCGCGCCGGGGCCGCTACGGTGCGTGTGCTTGCCGCAGCAGTGGCACCGCTAGAGGAGGAGTGGTTGCGTTCAAGTGTAAGTGACACTTGGTCACGGTGA